One Notolabrus celidotus isolate fNotCel1 chromosome 16, fNotCel1.pri, whole genome shotgun sequence DNA window includes the following coding sequences:
- the cap1 gene encoding adenylyl cyclase-associated protein 1 gives MGKELVARTRAETQRGDSWVNSPTSRKNRRSTVCCPASLHTDCTLQQRNKTPNHCLTTLAGMADLAGLVQRLELAVGRLESMSGPGGSSGGGSGGAVSAYVEAFDAIVNGPVAQYLSLSQKIGGDVQKHAEMIKKGFASEREVLMTASSSQKPSDDVMKNILKPVSTIICQVQEFREKNRTSPQFNHLSAVSESVPGLGWIAMAPKPGPYVKEMQDAAMFYTNRVLKDFKEKDKTHVDWVKAYLLIWTDLQTYIKQHHTTGLSWSKSGPVASGSATPRAPAGGCPPPPPPGPPPPPMDISSGSSAAQPDCRNALFESLNKGSDITQGLRHVSDNEKTHKNPNLRGQGAPVRSGPKPFASPTPRPAASAAPTRTLPPVLELDGKKWKVENQEGAEGLVIKDTELKQVVYAYKCNKSTLQVKGKINSIIVDNCKKMGLVFDDVVGIIEIINCKDVKVQVIGKVPTISINKTDGCHVYLSKDSMACEIVSAKSSEMNILVPQGDDGDFLEHAVPEQFKTVWDGKKLVTTATEIAG, from the exons ATGGGAAAGGAATTAGTTGCGCGAACAAGGGCGGAAACGCAGCGCGGTGACAGCTGGGTAAATTCACCGACATCCAGGAAGAATAGACGAAGCACAGTCTGCTGTCCTGCGAGCCTGCACACTGACTGCACACTCCAACAGcgaaataaaacaccaaatcaCTGCTTGACCACTTTAGCAG GTATGGCTGATTTGGCGGGTCTGGTGCAGCGGCTGGAGTTGGCGGTTGGTCGTCTGGAGTCCATGTCTGGCCCTGGAGGCAGCTCTGGTGGAGGTTCAGGAGGAG CTGTATCTGCATATGTAGAGGCGTTCGACGCCATTGTCAACGGTCCAGTGGCCCAGTACTTGTCCCTCAGTCAAAAGATCGGGGGCGACGTCCAGAAACAT gcAGAAATGATAAAGAAGGGGTTCGCCAGTGAGAGAGAAGTCCTCATGACGGCCTCCTCCAGCCAGAAGCCCTCTGAT GACGTCATGAAGAACATCCTGAAGCCGGTGTCTACAATCATCTGTCAGGTGCAGGAGTTTCGCGAGAAGAACCGCACCTCGCCGCAGTTCAACCACCTCTCCGCTGTGAGCGAAAGCGTGCCGGGGCTCGGATGGATTGCCATG GCTCCTAAACCAGGCCCCTATGTTAAAGAGATGCAGGATGCCGCCATGTTCTACACCAACCGTGTGCTCAAGGACTTCAAGGAGAA GGACAAGACACATGTGGATTGGGTGAAGGCTTATCTCCTCATCTGGACTGACCTGCAGACCTACATCAAACAGCACCACACCACCGGGCTGTCCTGGAGCAAGAGT GGTCCTGTAGCTTCGGGCTCCGCAACTCCCCGGGCTCCTGCTGGCGGTTGTCCTCCCCCACCTCCCCCTggacctcctcctccccccatgGACATCAGCTCTGGCAGCAGTGCCGCTCAACCGGACTGTCGCAATGCTCTGTTTGAATCCCTCAACAAAGGTTCAGACATCACTCAAG GCCTGAGGCATGTGAGCGACAACGAGAAGACCCACAAGAATCCTAATCTGAGGGGTCAGGGTGCTCCGGTACGCAGCGGACCCAAACCTTTCGCTTCCCCGACTCCCAGACCTGCTGCGTCTGCCGCCCCTACTCGCACACTGCCCCCAGTGTTGGAGCTGGACGGGAAGAAGTGGAAAGTG GAGAACCAGGAGGGAGCTGAAGGCTTGGTAATCAAAGATACTGAGCTCAAACAAGTGGTTTATGCTTACAAGTGTAACAAGAGCACCCTGCAGGTCAAGGGCAAAATCAACTCCATCATTGTAG ACAACTGTAAGAAAATGGGCCTGGTGTTCGATGATGTTGTCGGCATCATAGAGATCATCAACTGCAAGGATGTCAAGGTCCAG GTCATAGGTAAGGTCCCAACCATCTCTATCAACAAGACAGACGGCTGCCACGTCTACCTGAGCAAAGACTCCATGGCCTGTGAGATCGTCAGCGCCAAGAGCTCAGAGATGAACATCCTGGTACCCCAAGGAGACGATGGAGACTTT